The sequence AGGCGGGTGACGATGGCTTCCAGCACGTCGGGCACACCGAGGCCGGTCTTGGCCGAGATCATCACCGCGTCTGAGGCGTCGATGCCGATGACGTCCTCGATCTGCTGCTTGATCTTCTCCGGCTCGGCCGCGGGAAGGTCGACCTTGTTCAGGACCGGGACGATCTCGTGATTGTTGTCGAGCGCCTGATAGACGTTGGCGAGCGTCTGCGCTTCGACGCCCTGGCTGGCGTCGACCACCAAGAGGGAACCCTCGCACGCCGCCAGAGACCGCGAGACTTCGTAGGCGAAGTCGACATGGCCGGGCGTGTCCATGAGGTTGAAGACGTAGTCCTTGCCGTCCTTGGCGCGGTAGGCGAGGCGCACCGTCTGCGCTTTGATGGTGATGCCGCGCTCGCGCTCGATGTCCATGGAATCGAGCACCTGCTCCTTGCCCGCCATCTCGCGGTCGGACAGGCCGCCGGTCATCTGGATCAGGCGGTCGGCCAGCGTCGATTTGCCATGGTCGATATGGGCGACGATGGAGAAATTGCGGATGTTGGAAATGGGGACGGTCGTCATGGGCGCGGGATACCACTCACATCCCCGTGCGGCAACCATATTGCTGTATTTTCAGGGGCTTTGTTCACGCCAAGCTGATTCCATGACGGGCCAAAACGCGCTAGGCAACCTGCCATGTCGACGACTTCGATCCCCTCTGCCAGAACGCGCGCGAAGACCCGGTTGAGCTATGCCCGCTTCCGGGCCTGGCTGGTTGCCTGCGCGACCCGGCCGGAAGCGCGCCTGTGGCTGGTGATCCAGCTCGCCATCCTGCATGGCGTGCTCTGGACCTTCATCCTGATCAATCTCAAGGCAGCGCAGGACGTTCATATGGACGTCGCAGAGGCCTATGGCTGGGGCCAGAAATTCCTCTGGGGCTATGGCAAGCATCCGCCGCTGTCGGGCTGGATCGCCGGCGTCTGGTTCAAGATGTTCCCGGCGACGGATTGGGCGACCTATGCGCTGGCCATGGCGACGGTGAGTCTGGGCATGGTGATCTGCTGGCTGGTCGCCTTGCGCGTGGTCGATGCGCGGCGCGCGTTCCTCGTCGTCGTGATGATCGCGCTCTACCCGATCTTCAATTTCAAGGGCTTCAAGTACAACCCGGATCTGCTCCAGCTCGTCACCTTGCCGCTGCTCGTGCTCGCTTATCTCAACGCGTTCGCGAAGCGGAGCTGGCAATCCGGCATCTTGCTCGGGCTCGCCGGCGCGCTGGCGCTGATGACCAAATATTGGGTGCTGACCATGATCGGCGCCGTCGGCCTTGCCGCGCTGATTCATCCGGAGCGATTGCGTTTCCTGTCGTCGCCGGCGCCATGGGTCGCGATCGCGACGATGGCGGCGGCGATGATCCCGCACATCGTCTGGCTGGCGAACGCGCATTTCGTCCCGCTGACCTATGCCGGCGACACCTACAGCCTGCAGGACGCGGACCTGATGCATCGGCTCGTCGCCGGCTATGTCCTGCACAATGTCGCGCTGCTGGCGCTGCCGGTGGCGCTCGCCGCGCTGGCGATGGCGCTGGTGCCGCATTGGTTCACCCTGCTGC comes from Bradyrhizobium sp. CCGE-LA001 and encodes:
- a CDS encoding glycosyltransferase family 39 protein: MSTTSIPSARTRAKTRLSYARFRAWLVACATRPEARLWLVIQLAILHGVLWTFILINLKAAQDVHMDVAEAYGWGQKFLWGYGKHPPLSGWIAGVWFKMFPATDWATYALAMATVSLGMVICWLVALRVVDARRAFLVVVMIALYPIFNFKGFKYNPDLLQLVTLPLLVLAYLNAFAKRSWQSGILLGLAGALALMTKYWVLTMIGAVGLAALIHPERLRFLSSPAPWVAIATMAAAMIPHIVWLANAHFVPLTYAGDTYSLQDADLMHRLVAGYVLHNVALLALPVALAALAMALVPHWFTLLLRAPLRIVTRAWARGGNPGVNLSQALNVWIIQVIVAVGPPLGALLFSIYMKTDWGISLFFLVPLALVAIPALRVQSAVLFNIAAIWLVISAATLAASPWIAAREMAANTGNTATYGARSELARELTQAWHTRFASRWAIVAGTMESIQPMVFYSPDHPAAFLPLEPWNSGLTSLEDVKRYGFIGVFDPTDGRLPAFEKWVSEIAPNAERIVMTTRRFTHGKAGPAMTWNVYIAGPAK